In one Fimbriimonadaceae bacterium genomic region, the following are encoded:
- a CDS encoding F0F1 ATP synthase subunit epsilon, translating to MANAFTLSIVAPDRSVVETDVTTLIAPGAQGYFGVLHGHLPMVAALKAGLIEYEDMQGQRHTVAVSGGFAEVTGAKVTILADAAERASEIDLARAEHALEEARKALRGESSGTTSREARQELERAMNRIRAAKGG from the coding sequence ATGGCGAACGCGTTCACGCTCTCGATCGTCGCTCCGGACCGGTCCGTGGTGGAGACCGACGTCACCACCCTCATCGCTCCGGGCGCGCAGGGCTATTTCGGCGTGCTCCATGGGCACCTGCCCATGGTGGCCGCGCTGAAAGCCGGGCTCATCGAGTATGAGGACATGCAGGGCCAGCGCCACACCGTGGCCGTCAGCGGCGGGTTCGCCGAGGTGACCGGTGCGAAGGTGACGATCCTGGCCGACGCCGCCGAGCGCGCGAGCGAGATCGACCTCGCGCGCGCCGAGCACGCGCTGGAGGAAGCCCGCAAAGCCCTCCGCGGCGAGAGTTCGGGGACGACGTCCCGAGAGGCGCGCCAAGAGCTGGAACGCGCGATGAACCGGATTCGCGCCGCCAAGGGCGGTTAG